From a single Brassica oleracea var. oleracea cultivar TO1000 chromosome C5, BOL, whole genome shotgun sequence genomic region:
- the LOC106292726 gene encoding UDP-glycosyltransferase 71B6-like has protein sequence MKMELIFIPSPATGHLMATVEMAERLLDENNRLSITVIIISFNSKTTSIIAALTAASNTRLRYEVISGEEQPTELTATDSHVQILKPLVKDAVAKLLEQTRPDSPRLAGFVVDMYCTCMIDVADEFGVPSYLFYTSNAGFLGLLLHMQFMYDSAEENNKYDMSEFEDSDAELVVPSLTRPYPLKCLPYIFKSKEWFSFFRTQARRFRETKGILVNTVAELEPHGLKFLSNGDSDTPPAYSVGPVLHLKNDTDVAQAEILEWLDEQPAGSVVFLCFGSMGGFSEEQAREIATALEGSGHRFLWSLRRASPNVMKEPPREFSNLEEILPEGFIDRMKARGKVIGWAPQAAVLEKPAVGGFISHGGWNSTLESLWFGVPTAIWPLYAEQKFNAFEMVEELGLSVEIRKYWRGDLLLGRTEMKLVTAEEIERGIRVLMEQGSDVRKRVKEISEKCTVALMDGGSSRIALRKFLQDVADNIA, from the coding sequence ATGAAAATGGAGCTGATATTCATTCCTTCTCCGGCAACTGGTCATCTAATGGCCACCGTGGAGATGGCGGAGCGACTACTCGATGAAAACAACCGCCTCTCCATCACCGTAATCATCATATCTTTCAACTCCAAAACCACCTCTATAATCGCCGCTCTCACCGCCGCATCCAATACCCGTCTCCGTTACGAAGTAATCTCTGGAGAAGAACAACCCACCGAGCTAACGGCAACTGATTCCCACGTCCAAATTCTGAAGCCACTGGTCAAAGACGCGGTTGCAAAACTCCTCGAACAGACTCGACCTGACTCGCCTCGTCTCGCTGGATTTGTGGTCGACATGTACTGCACATGCATGATCGATGTGGCCGACGAGTTCGGGGTCCCTAGTTACTTGTTTTACACATCCAACGCTGGCTTTCTTGGACTCTTGCTTCACATGCAGTTCATGTACGACTCGGCTGAGGAGAATAATAAGTATGACATGAGCGAGTTCGAAGACTCGGACGCTGAGTTGGTGGTTCCGAGTTTGACTCGTCCGTATCCGTTGAAATGTCTTCCTTACATATTCAAATCAAAGGAGTGGTTCTCGTTCTTCCGAACTCAAGCGAGAAGATTCAGAGAGACCAAGGGCATTTTAGTAAATACTGTTGCAGAGCTCGAACCTCATGGGTTGAAGTTTCTCTCCAACGGTGATAGTGACACTCCTCCTGCCTACTCAGTGGGGCCAGTGTTGCACCTCAAAAACGACACGGACGTTGCACAAGCGGAGATTTTGGAATGGCTCGATGAGCAACCGGCTGGTTCGGTAGTGTTCCTCTGCTTCGGGAGCATGGGAGGCTTCAGTGAGGAACAAGCGAGAGAAATTGCCACCGCGCTTGAGGGAAGCGGCCACCGGTTTCTCTGGTCTCTCCGCCGTGCATCTCCAAATGTAATGAAGGAACCTCCTCGTGAGTTCTCCAACTTGGAGGAGATTCTCCCAGAAGGGTTTATTGACCGGATGAAGGCAAGAGGGAAGGTGATTGGCTGGGCCCCACAAGCGGCCGTGCTGGAGAAGCCGGCGGTCGGAGGTTTCATCTCTCACGGCGGGTGGAACTCGACGCTGGAGAGTCTGTGGTTCGGAGTTCCCACGGCCATTTGGCCTCTTTACGCTGAACAGAAGTTCAACGCCTTTGAGATGGTAGAGGAGCTTGGATTGTCGGTGGAGATCAGGAAGTACTGGCGAGGAGATCTTTTGTTGGGGAGGACGGAGATGAAACTCGTTACGGCCGAGGAAATTGAGAGAGGGATAAGGGTTCTGATGGAGCAGGGTAGTGACGTGAGGAAGAGAGTGAAGGAGATCAGCGAGAAATGCACTGTCGCCTTGATGGACGGTGGATCGTCACGCATTGCTTTACGAAAGTTTCTTCAAGACGTAGCGGATAATATCGCTTAG